ACTTGCTACCTGTCCTGCCACGCTACGTCGTTCCGGAGAGACTTCTTCCCAAGTGGTCGATGACGGGCTTTCGGCGCCATTTCTTGCTTCGTTCTCCGTGCTTCTTACAAAGTCACGTCCAGCCGTTGGCCTGCGATGGCATGGGGACTGCCTGATCGGGCATTACACTAGAACGCAGAACAGGCCCCGCAAATGCGCGAGCCACAGCGCTATGGTGCATTTTCCACCAATTCCATAGTTTCGTGTTGATACACACAACGCGCAGATTTCATTCCCGTCCGACCGCATTCGGCCCTCACACGGCTGGCCACGCCCCTTCATTTCCCTTTAGGCAGCCTCATGCCATGTCAACATTCAACAGCGCCCGTGCCACCGAGCGACAATCTCCCCAAAAAGTCACGCTCGCTTCCTCCCGGACGTTTGGCCCTGCTAGGCGCGTGCGCACGGTTGAGAATTCCAGACCACAGCCGATCAGTCCCGCTCCTCAATCTCTGATGAGCCTTGTCTCCAGCCACGATATCCGACTCGACTCCCCGGCACCTGCATTCCGGATCGTAACACGGACCAAACAGGTAAGCCTAACCACAGGAAGCCTGCTCGTGAGTCGTGCGTAGCATCTGACGCATTTTGACCGACTACGACGGATCGAAGCACATCTTGTTGCGTGAGTTTGGACCTGTGCGCCAGACGCCATACCTGGTGTCTGGGTAGCGCTCGTACTTGTATCGATTTGCAAATACCTGAGAAGCTTGGCCAGCCTCCACATGTCTGCGTCCTGAGACTCTCGATGCCCGCTCTCTATCTATCTACATCAAGTGCACGATTTGAGTGATGTGACAGAGTACGGACCGTTACGACGCATCCACCCGGGCTCAGGCCCTGGGCATCATCAAACTACGCCCGTAGCTGCAAGCTGTCTTCGCTTGGCTCACATGGCGGTTGAGCAGCCTGCGGCGAATCTTAGCGCCATATAGTACGAACCAAAACCAGAGTTTGCAGGAGCCGGAAGCTATCTCCAGGCACGTCAGATGGCGGGAACACAAGTACACAAGACCGTGGACGTTGCTCATCTCTGACTTGCTGTCAGCAGCTTAGCTGCTCATGCATATCCTTGCAACCATTCTTCCACTACCGCCCGCTTAACGCCACACGTCGGCTGTCTTTGACCTGCGGCGTGCCGTTTCGTCTTGCTGCTGTCAAGCACTGTGATCACTATCCTCGCTGGTTGGCCCAACTCTAGCCGGCCTTGTTCCTTTCTCGTACATTCGTTCCTACGCTTCCCCACCGCTGCGCATTCGATTTTGCCTTCTTGATCAACCTTACCGACCTGGACCTGATCGCCACGCCAGTCCACGCGAGCTCTACTAGGCCGCGATCGTCGTTGCAGTAGCCCTCCCTGTCACCCTTCCACTGCTCTTCGTCGCCCTACTTGGGCACGAATCACAATCGAGTTTTCTGCCTGTACGCGTTAAGCCTAGACCTTAGGGCAACGGTCGCTGAGCTGTGGGCCATCAGGGGACGTTGCTCCCGTGAACACGCTTCTTGAATAAGTATGTACGTTGTGCCATCTCTTTCGGGAACTTCGAAATTTGACGCCTCCCAACCGCTCATTTCGATGTCGAGCGGTTCTCAAAGCCTTTTCCGTCCAGGCTCCACTCTTCATCATGCTCACACTCTCTAAGCCACCAAAGTGGGATTTCGACGTCAAAACCCATGACTATCCCCCACCATTCTCAGCCTCCTCCACCACCATTCGACATTCACCAAAGCTCAACGGCGGGCCATCACCTTCCCACCTGGCTGGACCCAATTACGCCATGAGCACATCTCATCGCGGATTGCCTCCGCCATCGGCAATGACCTTGCCAGATCCTGGACGTGGCCCTCCTCCAATACAGTCTTCTATGGGATCTTCTTCTCTAGGGGCATTGCCTTCGGCACCAACTCAATGGCAGGGTTCTGAAGATGGCATGAAGAACTGGCTGGCGGCAAAGGCTgaagaggagaagaggaggcAAGAGGAGGAAAAGACCCGTCAGGAGAATTTAAAGTTGGAGCAGCGAAAGATCGAACACTCAATGCTTCGGGAGTCTATGCAGGGCGGTATCCCGCCGCACCTTGTCCCTATCATTTTCGCTGGCATTGGAGGCGGAAACCTTGCCAACATCAGCGCCGAATGGATCCAGCAATATACTGCGCAAGTGCAAGTTGCGCACCAGCAGGCTCAGGCTCAAGCCCAATCACAAGCACAGCTCTCTCCCGAACTTCGACGAGACACAAGGTTACTGGGTCAACAAGCGCAGACAGTGTATGCTGGACAACCTCCCGTGTCACAAACGATCCTTCCACCAACCGCAGTGCTGCCAGGTCAGCCTCTCCCAACACAGTCACAGCATACTTCAGCAGCGTATGCTGGCGAAAGGACAGCACCAGCTCCCGGCCAGGCCGGCCCTCCTACGTCCGGTTCTCGTCCTCTTCACCAGTCGCAGCTGCCGAAGCTTACCACAAACGAGATGCACATTCAGCAGCCACCATCAGCACAATCTAGCGTGCAGCATTTGCAAAACCAGGGCGGACAAGAACAATCGTCGCCGTCGATCTACTTCCATCACTGGGTGCCTCCAGCATCGCAACAAGAAAAGAGCTCAAGCGGACATCCGCCGGCGACGCCCTCAGGTAAATGCAAATCTTCGCCCTCTACCTCATACCAATCTCGTCAACGTGCGACGTCTCATGCGTCTGACCGTGAGTACATCAGCTCCCCAAACAAAAAGCGGAAGGCCCAAGGCCCTCACGCAGCGCCACCGCCCCCTACATCGGCACCCCAATCCTATACATCGCCATCCTTCTCGCATGTATCGACGTCATCGACGTCAACGCCCGGACGACGAGGACACGCACGAGCCCGTTCCGATGCATCTACACGAGGTGCAGAGGCTTCTATGAGTCGTCGTAGTACGGTGTCCGGGTTGGCGCATGAGACACGGCAAAGTGACATGCGAGATGCTCCAAGAGCATCAGAAGGAAGGCAACCGCACAATCCGGATGCGCCCTATGGCACTCCACCACAGCGCAGTGAATCACGAGGCTACGTCCAGCAATCGCCAGGACCACGTGCCGGATTAGGCCAGCCTGAAACCCCCAAATTCGGGTCGCATCAGCAATGGAGTCGTGGACATGACACATCCCCCAAACGGGAAGCCGATCATTAGGCCAAAGATTAGGTCCCAGCCTCGTACTTGCAAACCCGCTTTCTCGAGCAAGGAGTGAATCAGGAGCACACGAGTTGCGGTAGGAACGGCAATTCTCGCACGTCATCTGGAAGGAGAGACGCCACGTTCCCTCTCCTGTTTGCAGTCTCGAACTTGCAAGCATGTCAAGCGAAATGAGCTCCACAAACAGCTACAGTCCCCTCATCTTGAACTCGAGCGCACGGCTCGCACCCGAGCAAGGAATCACCTCTCATCTCTTGAGATTACAGCGCAATGTCGTTTACAGAACTGCGCACCCCTGCCAACGGGGGGAATCGAGCACACGGCTTATCGGTCTAATCGCCTTCCCGCCCTCATCCGCGGGCCCTACCCGCTTCTAGCAGGGGTTCCGATCTGATGGCCGCATCTCTCGGGCGTTGTTACCCTCCCAATCTGCGTCTATTCTTCGGCACTGCTCTACTGCGACATCGTATGATTTTGACGAGGCGTGTCCGCAGATGGCAGAGTGGTTGGCATGCATGGATCTGGCGCCCTTCGCGTCCCCACCTCAGTCCGGCTGGCTCTGTCATTGCATGCACCAAGAAAGCGTACGTCAGCGGGTACGCAACTCGTTCTTTGCAACGGATCTCAGGAACGCGCTGCTTGTAGCAAAGACGATGTTGGTTAGCATGCAGTTGCATGTCACTCTCAATCTTCACTTGGTCGTGTGGTCATATCCTGGTTTCTGCATACCATTCGGCCCTTCTGCCTACGGTGCTGTCCCCGCCGCCTCGGGCTGGAATGGTCATGTCACCATGCAGGCGGTTACCAGACCATCTGGCTGTTCCCGCGGTACCTGTTCTCGTACCCAATCTGGCATTTCGTCCCTTCCATGATGGCATTAGACTTTCGGTTGCGCTTCGGCATGTTGTCATTCCTATCTCGGATCGTGCTTACGCGCCGCGTTTAGTGTTCATATTCATAGCTCCCTCATGGCACCGGACGGTCTCCGACGGTCAGGCGTCTCGGCTGGCATGGTATCTGGCATACCAGCACTACTGTACATTTGTTACTGCATCAAGGCTGGAGTGCAGGTCGTCGGCGCTTTCACATCACTCTTCATTGGCGGTGCTTCCATTCATGACGCCGGCTTTTCTTCGTTTCGTCTTCCTCACGGGTTCCTCTGTTGGCTGCAAAATGTTCACCGTATACCCTGGTTCCCCTACTTGATTGGTCTCGTTCTTGAAAGATGGGCTACACTGATTCGCGCGTGTCCTTTTGATCTTCCTATTTTCTTCCACACGCTGTTCTGTACATAGCTAGGGATGGCTTTTGGGTTAGGCGCGCGGTCACCTGGTTGACGGGACCGACGCATGGAGTCAGGCTTGCAGTGGGGGGCCGCCGTGGCCCCGCTACTTGTGTATATCACGGCTTTCGGACCAAATTCAGATATCAATACACAGAGCAAGCAGATAGCGGTTGGCTTGGTAGGGTATCGCTTGTTGAAGCGGCCTACCCACCGACTTGCCAGCGCATCCTGTCTTGCCTTGTGCACACACAAACACAATTCTTCGCCTTTGCGGGTTCGATAGGTACATCCAACCCTTGGACGTCGTGCTACGCGCGTTTCCAGTGTTGGTCCCGGCATCTTGGGTTCTGGCGCGTAGCGGCCCCTGCACCAGGAAGTGATTGGGTTGGCATTGGGTGTGGCACTTCGTGCAGCGCGGTGGGACAAGTGATACTTTTCAACGTGCCGCAAGAAGGGTTCTCGTGCGAGTGAGGCTGTGGTGTGATGTGTGTATGATGTGAGACGGACCCAGCAGACCGAGTTGCGGTTGAGGTGGTAGTGCAAGGACAGTGCAGCGGGAAGAAGCAATCTACATCGAGTCACTCGGCAGCCGAGAATCCCAGCCGAGACTCGAGCGTGTGACGAGGACAAAGCCAGCCTGCCTCCCTCTCTCACTGCGATGTGCAGGCGTCCACATCCACAGAGGCATCGCCGCTTCGTGAGCCTGCGCCACGAGGCGGGGCAAATGTGGCTGGCGGTTGCCCCGCAGGCCGATCGGCAAGTGCGAGCTGTCAGACGCCGCATGGATGGCAAACACCATCGTCCCTGCCTGACCGAACTTCTCTCACCCACAAAGTCAAATCCGTCCGCACGAGCTGAGCCCCTCGACCGCAGCTCTACTTTGGGAGAGAGATCGTTGCCCCACTGCAGCTTCCCCCTCCGCTTCACGCCACACACGATACCCTGAGACAGACGGACAGCAGCCAGTATGCAGATCAAGTAGCCGCTTCCCCCAGACAGCCCATCACAGCTTCCCTATGCCCGCGACGGACGCTGACACTGGCGCAGAGTACGAACTCTTACCGGCAAGGAGATCGAGCTCGACATCGAACCTGAGTACAAGGTACGCCGCCTTCCACCGCCTCGCGTCACCGACCATGTCACACGCACTGCGCACCCCACCGCTCGCGAACACACGAACCCAGAACCGCTCAGGAAAAGCCACGCTTGCTGACGGGAAGCAGGTTTCAAGGATAAAGGAGCGTGTTGAGGAGAAGGAAGGTATCCCGCCGGCACAGCAGCGTTTGATCTACGGTGGCAAGCAGATGTACATCTACACACAGTGCGCACAGAGGAGCAGGGAGGCTGACACGTCCATCAGGGCCGACGACAAGACCGCGGCAGACTACCAGCTTGAGGGCGGCGCAACGCTTCACTTGGTCCTTGCCCTTCGTGGCGGCTGCTGAATCCCCTCTCGTCCTCGTACCCATCGTTGGATGACCCGGTGCTGATGTGTCTTGAGCTGCTTGCGTGTCCAACGTTTCGACGACCCACCTATATTCGGACCGCCACTCGAGTCGGCTAGATGAAGTAAATCAGGTGGGCTGGTTGGGCAGTTCGAGGCACTTCTACAGCGACCTGCAGCTCGACCACGAATACGGAGACGGAGACGGAGACGGAGATGGAGACAGCGGTTACGACAGTGCGCAGCATCACAGAGTCTACGAACACTAGTGAACGGAATGTGATTGGCAAGATGCAAGTGTATTCGTGAATCATGGGTCTCATGTCTGATCCAACATGCCATGACCGCCAGCTGCACACTGATCATGCATCTAGCACAAACCCTCACGACGCAGAGCAATCCAAGGCGGAGGCCCGGCAGCTCTTGGCGCTGGTAACATACCCTACTCCAACGCATCTTACAGATTGAACCCGAGCCCAAAATTGTCATCTTGAAACCCGCCGTCGAAAATGCCTATCCCTGCGGTAACTAGACTGTCGAATTGGCCCCAGCTTGTCAAATCTGCCATGACACTGTTCGACGGCAGGTAGCTCGAGTTGAAAACGGTACTGTCCGGCGTCTGCGGCACATTGTTGTAGAACGATGCAGTCAAGTCCGGACTCGCGCCATTCTGCGGCCTCGTCTCCGGGAGTGGTAGCACTGTCGAGCTGGCCTGGTCCTGCTGCGTAACCGCAGTGCCAGGCACAGGTAGCGGCGCCGTCCTCGGGATCCCGCCAGAACGATTCTGATGATTGGTTTGCCTCATCGCTTCCAACCTGAGCTCCTCGAGCACCACACAGTAACGCCGCGCCAAACAGTCAGTCTCGCTGATGCTCTCCAACTGTCTCTGACACTTTTGCCCCGCGTCAAAGTACTCCTCGCATTGCCCTGGGGTCAGAAGGTGTTGCCGGATTCGGTATATGTACAGCACGACCACGGCGCAGAAGGCGTAGTACTGCGTGAACCAGAACGCCCGGAACAGGTTCGAGCTTGTGAAGACATCATCCACAACCCGCACAATGTTCATCGCCGCATCCAGGCACGATGCTATATTCGCACTCGTATCCGCCGGCGCCTGATAACTCGGATGGCTCCTTATCCCCGTCAAGTTCGCAAAGTTGGACAACAGGAACGGTCGGTGGATCAGCAGCATGGCGTGGTAGTAGGCAAGGTTCAACACCCCGCGTTGGCGTTGGTAAATTGGGATTAACAATGATGATTCGATGCCGGCGGCGTCGAGGAAAGGGCCCAGCGCGGCCCGCCAGATGTCGAGCTCTTTTGTGTACTTCGCGGACAGTTCGATTCGGAGAGCGAGAGAAGGGGGCCGGATGGGATAGAGGTCCCTCAGAACGAGAGAGACTATACGTGTAAGTCTGTTGATTGATTAGCATGCCATCGTATGAGCGGGCGACAGGACAAACTTGATGTGCTCTACAGGTGCCATCATGTGCGATGGCGACTTTGAGGTGGATGGCGATATGTATTGCGGGTGCAGATCCGAGTCGTTGACGACAGTGGGTAGCTCCTGGTCGATGTCTTCGTCCTTGTACGTTCGTGGTCGTCCTAGAGCCGCTGAAAGATACTTGTCCAGCGAGTACGCAACCCAGAACGTTCGTCTCCGGCTTTCTAGCTCCACGTAATCAACAGTACCCGAGGGATCATATCTTCTCCCGCGGTTCAGTCCGATGGCAAGCGCCAGATGCGCAGTTGTCCCGAAAAGAGACCAACAGTGGTTGATGCGTGATTGTGTGAGTAGGTAAAAGCATTGCAAAAGTCGTGCTTGGACACTTGCCAGACGGACAGCACCTCGCTCTTTGGAGAGTTGATGCTCGGCCGCGAAGAAGTAGCGTGCACTGTTCTCCCGTGTCGTGCTACCAGGTGGCATGTATGCTTGCGCTTGAGCAAACACTATGAGCAGCAAGGCTGTCTTCGCGGCTGCGTCTTCCTTTGCGTGCATGTCACCCCGCGTCTCGTAAAACTCATGAACCCACCTCTCGATAGTAGGTCGATGTATAAAGCGGTGTGTTGGGGCTGCGTAATCAAAGTACCTCTCCACCAGCCGCTGTGCATCGGGTTTGGGAGGCAGCACGAAGAAGGTGGGGTCGAATTCCGGCAACGGCGAATCCCCCCACGCAAATATGGACGAGTCCTGGGGTGTGGGCGTGTTCTGGTGCAGTCGTTTCTGTATGCGGATCAGAAACGATACGCCAGACGAAGAGCCAACATAGTGTCCTTGCGAGTCTGTTTGCGCCTGTGCTGGCTCTGGAGAAGTCCTCGATGGAGGGTCACGGTTGGAGTCCTCATGGTTGCCATTCACTCGGTTCACTCTCTCCAGAATTGGGCGATCATGCGCCGAGGGCGTGCTGAGGCCATTCCCTGCATACTGAAAGGAAGGTAAATCGCGGAGTGGATTATCCTCAACGGGCACGGTGTTTAGCATCGTGTTGCCTGCTTTGGAAGCTGCCGTCATAGCAGCCTCGTCAACCATGACTGATGGCAGTCTTCCGCGAGTGTACTGTGCGGTGTATTCACAAGATAGACCAGCGCGTAGACAGAGGGTACATGGACATCGACCCGTGCACCGCGTCTTCTTTCTGACTCGTGTGTCAGCAATCTGGTGTACATCACGGGCGTCAAGTTTGCTACTGGAGTAAGGTGGGATCAGATGTGCGAATCCTGTCCAACTGTCCAACTCACTTCTTACATCTATCACACGCTCTGCTAACCCTGGtcctttctctttcttctctacGGCGCTTGGCCGGCGGTGATCGCGGGTCATTCGACCCAGCATTTGAGGGCGTCGTTGCCGAGGTCGTCGCGCTTTCCACGAGATCATTGTTGCGGTTGGCAGTCACCCACGATGAGGGGCTGACCCCAGCATCAGAGGGTACTTGTAGCGGGCTTATTACATCCATTGCAGGAGATGATCGATCCGCAAGCGAGGTTTAAGGTGGACGCGCAGAATCATCTGGGGAAAGCCGGAGAAGTCGCGCGGTGCACGGACGTTGCTTTGCGTTGGTCCCCGGATAAGCGTGGTTTCTTCTGCTCACGAACCGCAGCACCAGCTAGCACTTGCACAAGGCGTCAACTACCACAAACGTTGCGTCGTTAAGTCGGAAATGATGTCAAGCATTGAACGGTGGATGTGTCTGGAAACAAGGCCTGAAACGTACCAAGACGACACACATATTCGACCTAATCACTCGCGCTGACGGTCCATATCGACGCGACATCGCGATGCCATGAGGCCTACATCAAGCATAGCATCATCTCGCCGCTGTAACAGTCACCCGGTGTAGCAGTACGAGTATATTGTAATAGTAGACGTAACCTACAGACCATATCTGGCAAACTACAAAGTAAGTATTGGTGTGACATCCTGGTGATGGTGGGCTTTGGTGTCAATGTTCGCTGGACACTGGAAGGAACACCTCGAAAGTGTCAGGGGAATATGCAAAACTTCGTTCAGTCTGTACCACCAAGTTTGAACT
The window above is part of the Ascochyta rabiei chromosome 1, complete sequence genome. Proteins encoded here:
- a CDS encoding Ubiquitin-like protein 1, with protein sequence MQIKVRTLTGKEIELDIEPEYKVSRIKERVEEKEGIPPAQQRLIYGGKQMYIYTQCAQRSREADTSIRADDKTAADYQLEGGATLHLVLALRGGC
- a CDS encoding Ubiquitin-like protein 1, variant 2 yields the protein MQIKVRTLTGKEIELDIEPEYKVSRIKERVEEKEGIPPAQQRLIYGGKQMADDKTAADYQLEGGATLHLVLALRGGC